cagcccagTGCCCCCAGCGCAGCACCAGCACCCCCGGTACTCACAGCAGTGCCTCTCAAGACTGGCCAGAGGAGCACAGTGCCACCTGCATCACCCCAGTACTGACCAGAGTGCCCTGCtacagcccagtgctcccagtacaACCCCCAGCCACCCCTAGAGAAGCACTACCGCTTCCCCACCACTGCTCCCAGTACCACCAAGTGCCACCAGCTCCTACTGCCAAATCCCAGTGCCTCTGTACTTCTCCCAGTCCTCCCAGTACCAGCCTCCAGGGTGCCCAGTACTACCTGCGATACAGCCCAGCACCTTTCAGGACTGCCCCCGTGCCTCCTGGACCTGCTCAGAGGCGCTTGGTACCACCCCGGTATCAACCACAGTGCTCCAGTATCATGCACTACCACCCTCAGTGCCCCCTGGTGTTTCTCCCCTGCCCCATGCCGCCAGTaccagctcccagcaccatcTCCTGGCGCTCCAGCACTGTCCTCAGGGCCCCCAGCACTTCCCCGTGACCCCAGTAGCGACTCTGAGTGCTCCCAGTGCCTTCAGCAACACCCAGTGGTGGCACCAGACACCAGCCCAGCGTACCCcacacccagcagtgccattcAGTGTacccacagccagcagtgccagcccagcgTACCCcacacccagcagtgccacccagCGTAccccacacccagcccagcccagcataCCCCACACCCAGCAGTACCACACAGTGTACCCcacacccagcagtgccacccagCGTAccccacacccagcccagcccagcataCCCCACACCCAGCAGTACCACACAGTGTACCCcacacccagcagtgccacccagCGTaccccacagccagcagtgccacccGCTAGTGCCacctccccagagcccctgtggtgccccagcagcagtgacccAGCGCTCCCCGGGGCAGCCGGGCAGGGCTCAGGGGTGACGCGGTGGGGCCAGGCCTGTCCCCCACAGAGCACACGCGGCGCCCGCATCTGTCCCAAAGGCAGTGTTTATTCGGGAGTGCCCCGAGCTGCAGCAGGGGGCccttgctcagccctgctcacccCTGTGTTTCCCATGTACAACTATTTACAGCCCTCCGCACCCGCCGGGGTGCCCAAGGAGGGTGGCTGATGGGCTGGGTGCCCCAAACACCTCTCGGTGCCACTGTCACcaagctccagcagctgctcaaggTTTTACACCAGCATGgccccctctccttcctttctccatccGAAGACCCTGGTCTAAGCCCCCACTATCGCCTGAACATCTCAGTCCCACCTTGAGGTCTCATCTCACCCCTGCCAAgcccccagggaggggacagagccgTGTACCCTCGCCCCTCCTCCTCAGCTTACCTGGTGATCTTACAGCTTCCCCACAGAAAGAACTTGCTCCTCCATAACCCCGTGGGAAAACTGAGGCACAAAACGATGATGGCCATGCCCAGCTTGCAGTGGGCAGCCCTTGTCTGGCACTGCCTCCCCCCTGCCTcacccccctgccctccccagggcaTCATCCCCTCCCACACGAGGACATCCATGCACAGTGCCATGCCCCGGCTGTgtgggagaggggctgtggtGACCCATggtccctgcacagcaggatCTGGGGGTCCTTGGCAGGGGGGGAAGACAGTGATGGTGGCTGCAACCACCTCAGGggtccctgctcctcctcagggggccctgctgctccctggagctgggaggtggGGATAGCAGCACCCCAGTGACTATGTACAGCCTACAAATAAATACCACCTCCCGTGGGAGGAGGGAGCGCATGTGTCTGCGTGTGTGCGTGTGCGTggatgtatatatatatatatatatatatttatttatagatatttttaatattaaaaggggggaaaaatagaCCACTGTGCTAGCAAAGTCCCTGATGATGGTTTCATGTATGCCCATAGGTCTCTGGCTGGTGATTCCGGCGGTTCCTTGGCTTCTtctggtcctgctgctccttggcttTGAGGCCAGCCAGTGGCTGCGGGGGGCTGGCAGCCGTGTGACGCCAGTAGCCCTGGCAGTACTGGTCCAGGAGTCCCATTTCAggctggctgaggagctgcagcaggtccTGGTAGCGGGGAGTGGGGGCACCCGGCAGGCCAGGGGGGGTCTCCGCCTGGACCAGCACGGTGTGGACGGCGCGGCTGCTGAGGACACGAAGCTGCACCTTGGTCACCGTGTGCTTGAAGTTGTTCTCGGTGGCGGTGCAGGAGTAGAGGCCGCTGTCGCTGAGCTGGAGGGCGCGCAGCAGCAAGCCCTGCTCCGTGCGCAGCACCCGGCCCTCCACCCGcagctgggggcacagggagcacgGCTCAGCCGGCTGGCGCCCGGCACCCCTGCGCCCCCAGCAGCGCCCTGCCCTACCTCTTTCCGCCGGTCGCTGTtgtccttctgcagcagccactTGACGCTGGCCTGGGGCGAGCGGGGCTGGCACTCCAGGAAGGCTGTGCTGCCCTCCACCCCGTACTGAACGGCCTCCACTGTGTTCTTGTTAGCTGCAAGGGGGCCATGGGCAGCCAGGTCACCCCCACCCCACTGCacttctccccttcccccatcTGTCTCCAAGGGTGGGTATCCACCCAttcatccacccatccatccatccatccatccatccatccatccccccaTCCAAGTATGTTCAATCTCCTCCCCAATGtatccatccacccatccatccatccatccccagtgaatccatctatccatccatgCTCATCCTATTTCCCAATgtatctatccatccatccatccatccatccatccatccatccccagtgaatccatctatccatccatgCTCATCCTATCTCCCAAtgtatccatccatccatccatgaaCTGATCCATTCATCTGTGCTTGCTCTCATCCCCAATGTTTCCATTCATCTATGCTCATCTTCCTCCCTACAACTCCCCACTCATCCACCCACCCGCCCATTCATTCGTGTATCTTCCCGTACATCCACCCACAAAACCATCCACCCGCCAAGGaatccctgtgtccccagctccagccctgtgccctcagcctcccctcccagctgccccaggctgccaggCCGTGCCCCAGACCCCGCTGACCATTGGAGTTGTAGCCGCGGCACTGCCGGATGGGGTTGCCGTGCCGCACGTCCTGCCGCCGGCTCCGCCTGCGGGGAAGCGGgagctgagaggagcagcctgtggCCGGGGGTCCCTCgctgcccctccctgcccacgcTGTACCTCTTGGAGGAGGCGGAGTAGCGGGTGCAGGCGCTGCCGTCCCAGGCACAGTAGGGGTCCCGGGCCAGGCAGCAGTCAGCACAGGCTTCCCCGTACACGTCGCAGCGGTGCAGGGCCAGGTGGGTCACGCCTACGGCCGAGGACACATACAGCTGTTGCTGTTGGGAACAAGGAGGACAGGGTGAGATACTTCCTCACCCCCACGACATTAGGACCCCTGCAAACatcctgttctgctgctgtggtgatGCTGGGCAATGCCACCGCTGGGACCAGGATGGGATCTGCCCACCCAGCCTCTGCTATGACTCACCCTCTTGGAGGAGATGGTCATCGTCTTGATGGGGGCTGGCACCTGGATGAGAGCAGGAATGAAGAAGATGGAGGGATGACTGCTTGGACTGATGCTATAGCCCTGGGGTGGGCACCCTAGACCCCCCACAAGCAGCTGGAGCgggcagagcaggaaggggGAGATGTGAgtgggcagcaggcaggatgaCCAACACCTGGAGTCCCTAAGGGACTGGCTGATGTCTCAAGGGGCTGTCCcaaggggctggctgctgtcccagggagtGACTGGTAACTCAAGGGGCTGGCTGGTGTCCCAGGGGGTTAGCTGGCGGGGTCAAGAACACTCAGTAGAGGGTGGAGGACATGCCAGCCCTTACCTTGAACACTTCAATCTCCTCCAGCATGAGCTCCTCTGTCTCCATGTCATCCCGGGGGAGCACAATGACCTTCTGCACGGTGCCCCGATCTGCAAGACACCACAGTGCCCACGTGCTCAGTGCTACCCTGGACACCCATGCCCTCCCTGTCTGTGAACGGGGTCCCTGCTGGGCCTGTGGAAAGGAAGGATCCCCCAGGCCCATTTCCatctctctcctgctgtggcAGCTAGCTATGTCTGGCGTGGAGTGTGCCAGCTCAGCTAATCACCTGTGTCTAGAGAGTGCCACCAGAGAGccacagagtgcccagagcagcatgCAGACATGCACCAGGGCAAGAGAAGGACCAGGATGGATCATGGGTGCTCTGGGATGCACATTGAGAGCAGGGGAAGCATTGGCCCGGATGGTAGTGCCCCCAGGATGGGCACTGAGGTCTGGGAAAGACAGGGCCTCTAGGATGGGCAACTGGGCAGGAAAGGCACAGGGCTGGATGATGACGGGCTTAGCACAGGCAATAGGAATGGGTGGGTGCTATGGTCAGGAAAGGATAAGGTTGGATGATGAGGCCCCTGGAACAGGCACCAGGACAGGGGGAGGACCAGGCTGCATGGTAGAATCCCTAGGATGGGAAGTATCATGCCGGATCACTGGCTTCAGGGATAGCACCTGGGCTAAGGGAAGGACCAGGCAGGACAGTAGGGTTTGTGGGATGGCATCAGGACAGGGAAAGAACAGTCAGGAGGCTTGAGGAGGGGCAGGGATCTCAGGGGGGCATTCTCAGCCCCCCACCCCGCTCTAGCGGTGGAGGGCACCGTGCTCTGGCCAGCCCTGGTGGTGCCCGTGCCCTCCGGGGCCGCGCCGGAGCATGCTGCGTTCCCCGCGGTGCGCGGCGTGGGTACCTGTGCCCAGGAAAAGCACCTCATAGCGCCCGTCTGCCGCATCCACCTGGTCCACGGCCACGGTGGTGAAGCGGTAGTTGACGTTGGTGCGGAGCACCAGTGGCTGGCGGTGCGTGGGGTACACGGAGTGGTACATCAGCGGGTGCGCGCGCATGAAGTTGATCACTTCGTCAGGGTAGTCCTTGGTCGACTTCATGGATGGGGTGAAGGTCCCCCCAGGGCACTGTGGCACAAACATCACCACGGCTTGGTGAGTTGGTACCCGAGCACAGGTCTGAGGGTGCCGGCTGCCTGGCAGGCGCTGGCTCACCTGGCCGTGGTGCCCGGGCAGTACTTACAGTGCCTGGACGGGGGTAGGGCATTTTTCCTGTGTAGGGCATCCACTGGTAGTTGGGTCCCTCCTTGTGGGCAAAGGGCCCATTGAAGACCATGCGGATGTCAGCCATCGAGTAGACACACACAGCGGAGCCTTTGAAGACCGACCTGGGGACAAGGACCTGCTGCCACCCTTTGTCATGGCATTGCCGGGACACCCACCCAGCTGAGaccccctcctctcctgcacTGTGCCAGGAGGGTCAGCACTCACCCCGAAGCAGAGAACACAGCGTAGATAACAGGGTTCTTGGTGTCTTGAGTCTGCTGGATGAAGACGTCCTCTTGGGACAGAAAGATGGAGGCGTCACCATAGGGAAGGtaggcagggacaccagggTACAGGCAGAGCAGTTACCCATGGAAGAGCAAGAGGCAGGGGGCAGCAGGgatgtccccagctctgcccaaggTGCCCCCTGAGCCTGCAGGGGTAGAGAAGGTTCCCATCCCTTTCCTTGCACACTCACGGAGCTCGTCGAAGTGCGTTTCAATTCCATCGGGTCCCGGCACAGAGCAGACGAGCCGGGCCTTCAGGAAGGTGCTCCACTTGTTCACAAGGCAGCAGTGGCCCCCGTCGTCATTCTGGAACAGTGAGacccctgtgctcagccctgcctgtccccctgcccagctccttgCCTGCTTCCTTGCCTCTCCTCTGCTACACCTACCAGGCAGATGCGCCCGATGCGGGAATAGACCCCAGGACTCAGCGGGGCATCAGCCGACTTCTCTCGGAAGAAGAAGTAGAGCTTGTCATCATTCCTCTCACTGCTGTCAGGGATGAGCTGGGCACGGACAAAGGCTGGGTCTggaatggcacagcacagcatggcaccATCAGCCCAGTGGCACCCCTGCTCCATGCCACAGCAGGATGCTAAACCCCCCTCTGCTGAAGCATCACTTCACTCCCGGAAAAGCACTGTCACAGAGTGAGAGCTACATCTCTGGGTGTCTCTTGTGATCTCTaatgcaccaggagaggcttgAAGCATCCCTGGAGTCTCTGGGAGCATTCCTGAGGTCCACAGGTTGAAGAGATACATCATCTCTATAAGCAAGGTGGTGGGAACCAGTCTTCCCCCCAGGAAGGATAGGAAGGAACGACACAGCATGGAAGCTTCTCAGGAAGCTTCTCCCTGCCATCCATCAGCCggtgcccagcctgtgctgacaGCTCCCCCTCTTCGGGTTACCACCCCGctggctccccagcccagcagggtcatcccatctgctctgctctgtttacTCAGCTGCTGCCCCGCAGGCAGGGGTGCTCCGAGGGGGGCAGAATGAACGTTCGGGGTCACCGACTGCGGGCGACACGGTTGACATCTCAGCTGCAGAAACCCCTGCACTGACAccggcagagccagccccatcTCTCACCAGTCTGCTCCCGCCACCCAGCAAAGCTCCAGGCATGTCTGTCACTGCCCCacacagctgtccctgctcttgtcccttcccatccatccatccatccatccatccatccatccatccatccatccatccatctatccatccatccatcatccatccataATCAATTcctccatcatccatctatCATCAATTCatctatccatcatccatccatccatccatccatccatccatccatccatccatccatccatccatccattatccatccacccatccatccatcatccacccATCCATTTTCTGtccatccacccacccacccaccttCCCCTGTCTGTTCTGGCAGAAGGAGGCAGTACCACATGACAGGTCTCAGCTCTAGGCCTGGAGCCATGAGGTCCCCAGGGCACCTGTGCCAGTGACACCGGAACTCACCATTGAGCCAGCGGGAATTGTACTGGTCTGTCCTCATGGCAGTCTGCTTGCCCATGGTGCGGAAGATGGCTGCGTCCGTGCCCATGAAGTCGATGTAGACGCCAGCATAAAGCTCTTCATCTGCAGAGGGCAGAGGTCAGCCAGGAATCCCCACCTCATCCCATCCAGCCACCCCTTCAATTGCCAGCCCAAGACCTGGCTGGTAGCCACCAGGCAACCAAGAGCCTGTGACCAAGAGCCTGTGACCATCCCAGAGAGTTGTGGAGGTTGGCACTGGTCTGTAACCACCATCAATTCATCAAACCCCTCCTCTGCTGGGCCAGGTGCCTGGCCAGCTGAAGCAGGCAGGGGTGGTGcagcaggatccctgctcctggtgggAGCAGCTGTTCCATCCTGCCTGCATATTCCCTCTGCCCAGAGGAGGAAGCACTGGCTCCAGGGAGCCACAGGACTCACTTATTAATGCAGAGACAGTGTCTACTTTGGGGTCGTAGGAGCATTTCCCCTTGCCCGACTCCAGCTTGTCTGGCTCCAGGTAGAAGATATAATCCTGGAGAAGGAAGCAAATAGAGCAGCTGGTTAGACTTTCACCCCTCCACTCATGTgacagctcccacagcccacAGGAAGGCAGCCTCCTCCAGGATGGTGCACAGCAGCGAGGGCAGATGTGGAAGGGGTCTGCAGgtctcctgagaagctgaagctcCTGTGAGTGACTCCTCCAAAGATGCTGGGTTCTTCTCCATGCCCTCCATCACTTGGCTGAGCCATCAGGCTGAAGTGGGGCATCCATCCCCCAGGTCTGGGAAAACATCCCCCTCTGACTGCCTCTTCACtccagctggctgtgctgcacattGCTGCTTGCCCAGCAAGGTCACACAGttccagcagcttcagcaggcAGGGTCtggcctgcagcacagctcagcacagcttgGCTGCTGGATCCACTGCACTTCTCTTGCCAGAGGCcattttccagtgcttttctTCACATGGTGAGATGCTGCGTCTGCTCCATGGGATGCCTCCCTACTGTCACTTCTGCCTTCCTGTGGCCTTCCCTGGCACCATCACACATTCCCAGCCAGGAGCGAGACCCACGCTGCCTCTGCAGGCACATTCAAAatcctctgccagggctggctgggggcacACGGGGACGGGCTGGCCCAGCCAGGTCACTCCTCACCCTGGCAAAGGGACCACCTTCAGCTgagacaaagcagcagcacagagcatccATGGGGAGCCTGGGCATGGGGGGACCTTAAGCAACCAAACTGGGCAGATGCCCACTGGCCCTATGCCCTGGCTTTGGCACATGGGTGATAGACATTGTGACAGCCACCCTCCATAGAGAAGCCAGCAGCGCCCTGGTGGAGCCCAGGCTCTGGGAAAAACAAGAgagggtgaggggctgggatcTCTCCGTGGGCATCTCTCACTGAGGGTTTGCtcaccagctcctctggggGCACTCAGGCCCAGAGATGGGCACAGCCATGTTGTACCACCTGCATCACCGCACTGTGCAGTCTGTGCTGCCATCACCATCACAAACACCTCAGCCCAatgctggccctgctcctgaAGTGGGCAAACGCCTCACAACCTCTctctctccagcacagccctggcactggcTGCACCATCTCACCCTCCTGGTCAGGAGCCATtgtggtgctggcactgctgatcGGCTAACGCACCTGGAAATgcaccagagctgccaggaagcacgtgctggcagcccccagggagctcctgctgggacacaCACCCTCTCCCCAGCAGGGGTGACCTGAGGGAGCTAAAATGGCAATGGccttttcccagctggcactggggaattggcagcaggagctgcctgcagtcCGGGAGATGCTCACTGCCAAGCATCACCCTTTGCCCCTGACCACCCAaggagctgggggagccccAGGCTGCACCAGGGTGCCCATGTCCCCCATGCTCCCCAGCCCATGCACTGACCCATGTTAGTCCGGAGGGgagaggctcaggggtgacacTGTCAGGGTGGGCTGCACGCTGGGGTGTTCCCAGAAGCCGGGGATGCTGCCACCTCCCTGAGTGCACTTGACCGCCAGGATGACATAAGCCCCTCTTGGGGCAGGTGAAGCAGCTGCTCAGTAATGTTTCTGTAGGCTCTACCCAAACACCTTCTGCACATTACTCGGGCATCCTCCCCTCAGTCATTCCAAGCCCTGTGGCTCTGCCGACACATGGTCCCACTTCCAAGGGACACAGCAAGTCAGGCAAAGTCAGTGGTGGGTGGAGAGCCACCATCCCTGACAGTGTCCCCCACAGGGGGGAACCTACATGGACCAGGAGGAAGGAGTTAGTGAGAGAAGAAAGCCGACGCCAGGCCGGTGGCCGGgagatgctgtgctgggagggggcCCAGGGGTCGAAGCATGCCAGTGGGATGAAGGAGCCCGCGGCCCTGGTGTGCCCCTGTGCCAGGTGGGCACGGCTGCGGCGGGCTCCCAGACCCGTTCCCACCTTGCTTTGTGCTGGTCTCGGGCTGAGGGGGCTGTCGGTGGATCTGCTTTCCCGGCCTCCCGGCTGGCTCGGCGGGAACccctggggaaaagcagggcaGAGAGTTAGCACCAGCAGGGGAAGGACCCCCCTGGGCAGGGGTGACCAGGGGACCCCAAGAGATGGGGTGATGGATGcccactgagcagcagcactgctgtccccCTGCATTCCTTcatgctccaggctgggctggcctCCAGCAGGAGCTTCTACAGGATGGATCCTGCTCTCTCCCAGGGAACTGGGGTGCCCTTAGCATGGGGTACGAGAGAGTGGAGAAAtggctgcccacagccagccaggctgggctcgcACCTGGGGGCTCAAAAATGGCACCTGCCACCTTGTTCCTCCTGTGCTGATGAGCAATGCCTCAAAGCTATCAAAGCATCAAAGCTATTAGCACCACGGGGTCACTGCGCACTTCCACACTGCCACTGACTCTGCTGGCCAACTAGTGCTGTCCTTGACTGCACTGGCACCCTAGGTCCTCCTCATGTGCTGCCACTCCCCAGCTCAGTCCCAGTCCAACCCCAGTTTGGAATGGTCTGAGCAGCATCCACCTCTCTCAGTGCCCGTGCCAAGCTTGGGGGCTCTGAGGCACATGCCCGTCTTTCATATCCAGCGCCGTGATCCTCCATCAGTTTGGGCTGGTgactccctctccagcctc
This portion of the Motacilla alba alba isolate MOTALB_02 chromosome 12, Motacilla_alba_V1.0_pri, whole genome shotgun sequence genome encodes:
- the LOC119706205 gene encoding semaphorin-3F-like isoform X2, with amino-acid sequence MPVVGVLLWATLLTLGWRAAHPKEHGFATPRVQLSFKELKATGTAHFFNFLLNSSDYRILLKDEDHDRMYVGSKDYVLSLDLHDINREPLIIHWPASQQRIEECILSGKNSNGECGNFIRLIQPWNRTHLYVCGTGAYNPICAFVNRGRKAQDYIFYLEPDKLESGKGKCSYDPKVDTVSALINEELYAGVYIDFMGTDAAIFRTMGKQTAMRTDQYNSRWLNDPAFVRAQLIPDSSERNDDKLYFFFREKSADAPLSPGVYSRIGRICLNDDGGHCCLVNKWSTFLKARLVCSVPGPDGIETHFDELQDVFIQQTQDTKNPVIYAVFSASGSVFKGSAVCVYSMADIRMVFNGPFAHKEGPNYQWMPYTGKMPYPRPGTCPGGTFTPSMKSTKDYPDEVINFMRAHPLMYHSVYPTHRQPLVLRTNVNYRFTTVAVDQVDAADGRYEVLFLGTDRGTVQKVIVLPRDDMETEELMLEEIEVFKVPAPIKTMTISSKRQQLYVSSAVGVTHLALHRCDVYGEACADCCLARDPYCAWDGSACTRYSASSKRRSRRQDVRHGNPIRQCRGYNSNANKNTVEAVQYGVEGSTAFLECQPRSPQASVKWLLQKDNSDRRKELRVEGRVLRTEQGLLLRALQLSDSGLYSCTATENNFKHTVTKVQLRVLSSRAVHTVLVQAETPPGLPGAPTPRYQDLLQLLSQPEMGLLDQYCQGYWRHTAASPPQPLAGLKAKEQQDQKKPRNRRNHQPETYGHT
- the LOC119706205 gene encoding semaphorin-3F-like isoform X1 gives rise to the protein MPVVGVLLWATLLTLGWRAAHPKEHGFATPRVQLSFKELKATGTAHFFNFLLNSSDYRILLKDEDHDRMYVGSKDYVLSLDLHDINREPLIIHWPASQQRIEECILSGKNSNGECGNFIRLIQPWNRTHLYVCGTGAYNPICAFVNRGRKAQGFPPSQPGGRESRSTDSPLSPRPAQSKDYIFYLEPDKLESGKGKCSYDPKVDTVSALINEELYAGVYIDFMGTDAAIFRTMGKQTAMRTDQYNSRWLNDPAFVRAQLIPDSSERNDDKLYFFFREKSADAPLSPGVYSRIGRICLNDDGGHCCLVNKWSTFLKARLVCSVPGPDGIETHFDELQDVFIQQTQDTKNPVIYAVFSASGSVFKGSAVCVYSMADIRMVFNGPFAHKEGPNYQWMPYTGKMPYPRPGTCPGGTFTPSMKSTKDYPDEVINFMRAHPLMYHSVYPTHRQPLVLRTNVNYRFTTVAVDQVDAADGRYEVLFLGTDRGTVQKVIVLPRDDMETEELMLEEIEVFKVPAPIKTMTISSKRQQLYVSSAVGVTHLALHRCDVYGEACADCCLARDPYCAWDGSACTRYSASSKRRSRRQDVRHGNPIRQCRGYNSNANKNTVEAVQYGVEGSTAFLECQPRSPQASVKWLLQKDNSDRRKELRVEGRVLRTEQGLLLRALQLSDSGLYSCTATENNFKHTVTKVQLRVLSSRAVHTVLVQAETPPGLPGAPTPRYQDLLQLLSQPEMGLLDQYCQGYWRHTAASPPQPLAGLKAKEQQDQKKPRNRRNHQPETYGHT